A window of Accipiter gentilis chromosome 24, bAccGen1.1, whole genome shotgun sequence contains these coding sequences:
- the FAAH2 gene encoding fatty-acid amide hydrolase 2, with protein sequence MALSRAERCLALLLRLLSRACLALLGLVAPAPPRARPAPPRAVPPPRRPLLLLPARQLAARLRARQVTCIEVVEAYVERIKEVNPLINAVVKDRFEEALQEARQVDKLLLEGPGDDYLEEKFPLLGVPITVKEAFSLHGMPNTSGLVNRRNVIATSDATVVSRLKQAGAIPLGVTNCSELCMWYESSNRVYGRTNNPYDLQRIVGGSSGGEGSVLAAACSVIGVGSDIGGSIRMPAFFNGVFGHKPTTGVVPNDGQFPNARGVRTSFLCTGPMCRYAEDLELMLRVMAGPGVSRLKLNEKVSLEKIKFHCMDHDGGSIFVSPVDKEILQAQKKVVEHLKSELGVQVRHVAIHKMKYSFQIWSAMMSSKDSDGQEAQLFTDLLGDHGKPVWPLWELMKWLVGMSSHTLPAIALGLTEKLMKLNPGGNAKLVSMGKSLQEEMEALLGPDGVLLYPSHPTIAPRHHSPICMPFNFAYTAIFNVLGLPVTQCPLGLSSEGLPLGIQLVAASYNDHLTLAVARYLEKAFGGWVSPGKV encoded by the exons ATGGCGCTGTCGCGTGCGGAGCGCTGCCTggcgctgctgctgcggctgctgtcGCGCGCCTGCCTGGCGCTGCTGGGGCTCGTggcccccgcgccgccgcgcgcccgccccgcgccgccgcgcgccgtcccgccgccgcgccgcccgctcctgctgctgcccgccCGGCAGCTGGCGGCGCGACTCCGTGCGCGGCAG GTGACGTGCATCGAGGTGGTTGAGGCCTACGTGGAGAGGATCAAGGAGGTCAATCCCCTCATCAACGCCGTCGTTAAGGACCG GTTTGAGGAGGCCCTGCAGGAAGCCCGGCAGGTAGATAAGCTGCTTTTGGAGGGCCCTGGCGATGACTACCTGGAGGAGAAGTTCCCCTTGTTAGGGGTTCCCATCACCGTCAAGGAGGCCTTTTCTCTGCATG GGATGCCCAACACATCTGGCTTGGTCAACCGCCGCAATGTGATTGCTACCTCGGATGCCACGGTGGTGTCCCGGCTGAAGCAGGCCGGTGCCATCCCGCTGGGTGTGACCAACTGCAGCGAGCTGTGCATGTGGTACGAGTCCAGCAACAGGGTCTATGGCCGGACCAACAATCCCTATGACCTGCAGAGGATCGTGGGTGGCAGCTCAG GTGGGGAGGGCAGtgtcctggcagctgcctgctcagtCATAGGCGTGGGCTCCGACATCGGTGGCAGCATCCGCATGCCTGCCTTCTTCAATGGAGTCTTCGGCCATAAACCCACGACAG GGGTGGTCCCCAACGATGGCCAGTTCCCGAACGCTCGAGGGGTGCGGACCAGCTTCCTGTGCACGGGGCCCATGTGCCGCTATGCGGAGGACCTGGAGCTTATGCTGAGGGTCATGGCCGGTCCCGGAGTCAGCAG GCTGAAGCTGAATGAAAAGGTGTCgctggagaaaataaaatttcactgcATGGATCATGACGGCGGGTCAATTTTTGTGTCGCCTGTGGACAAGGAGATCTTGCAGGCCCAGAAGAAG GTGGTGGAGCACCTCAAAAGCGAGCTGGGTGTCCAGGTTCGGCATGTGGCGATCCACAAGATGAAGTATTCTTTCCAGATCTGGTCAGCCATGATGTCGTCCAAGGACAGCGATGGACAG GAGGCACAGCTATTCACAGACCTGCTCGGGGACCATGGCAAGCCGGTGTGGCCGCTGTGGGAGCTGATGAAGTGGCTCGTGGGGATGTCTTCCCACACTCTCCCAGCTATCG ccctggggctgacgGAGAAGCTGATGAAACTCAATCCTGGTGGGAATGCCAAGCTGGTGAGCATGGGGAAGAGCCTGCAGGAGGAGATGGAGGCCCTGCTGGGGCCTGACGGGGTGCTCCTCtacccctcccaccccaccataGCTCCCAGGCACCACTCCCCCATATGCATGCCCTTCAACTTTGCCTACACAG CTATCTTCAACGTCCTGGGCTTGCCAGTGACGCAGTGCCCGCTGGGCCTGAGCAGTGAGGGCCTGCCGCTGGGCATCCAGCTGGTGGCAGCTTCCTACAACGACCACCTGACACTGGCAGTAGCCCGGTATCTGGAGAAGGCCTTCGGAGGATGGGTTTCACCTGGGAAAGTTTAG